The Mytilus trossulus isolate FHL-02 chromosome 13, PNRI_Mtr1.1.1.hap1, whole genome shotgun sequence genome has a segment encoding these proteins:
- the LOC134694070 gene encoding uncharacterized protein LOC134694070: MWVIPVSVDLTDTSKQLLRSCAEQAGIPSDQLMFVTETEAAFIYCHHSLGREHNQHLKDVTEYMVVNLGGSFADITIIKKDGTQVIERYRTEDNECGGSLVNETFLKFLVRIFGSQFMTSLQKEQPSVFSDIEEELELLKRNVKGNHSGKINFSFPYSNIDSSSKNYLGKDLHEAICSSIYGNDITLIGDKMRINSDLFCNFFKPTIDKIINLMENVFVDYKDSHEVSAIVMVGEFSKCILVQEAVRQMFPKKDIIIPTNPGLADILGAVLCGHQPCQYKPISPSQALKDNTFAGKGTALVTLKEFEDVTIAFRMMIDQPTSPYGFDV, translated from the exons ATGTGGGTCATCCCTGTGTCTGTAGATCTGACTGATACTAGTAAACAGCTCTTGAGATCGTGTGCAGAGCAG gcAGGAATACCCTCTGATCAGTTAATGTTTGTTACAGAAACGGAAGCCGCATTCATCTATTGTCATCATTCACTAGGTCGAGAACATAACCAACACTTAAAAGACGTAACTGAATATATGGTTGTTAACCTTGGAG GTTCTTTTGCTGACATAACAATCATCAAGAAAGATGGTACTCAAGTGATAGAAAGATATCGGACAGAAGACAATGAGTGCGGTGGCTCATTAGTAAATGAAACCTTCTTAAAATTTCTAGTTAGAATATTTGGTTCGCAATTTATGACGTCACTACAAAAAGAACAGCCGTCTGTTTTTTCGGATATAGAGGAAGAACTGGAATTACTTAAAAGGAATGTTAAAGGAAATCATAGTGGCAAAATTAACTTTTCATTTCCATATTCTAATATCGATTCTTCCAGCAAAAACTACCTAGGTAAAGATCTACATGAAGCAATTTGTAGTTCTATATATGGCAATGATATTACTCTGATAGGGGATAAAATGCGAATTAATTCCGACTTGTTCTGCAATTTTTTCAAGCCAACAATTGACAAGATTATTAACCTGATGGAAAACGTGTTTGTAGATTATAAAGATTCACACGAAGTATCGGCTATCGTCATGGTTGGAGAATTTTCGAAATGTATTTTAGTTCAAGAAGCTGTGAGACAAATGTTTCCCAAAAAAGACATCATTATACCGACAAATCCTGGACTAGCAGATATTTTGGGAGCAGTTTTATGTGGACACCAGCCTTGTCAGTACAAGCCGATTTCTCCGTCTCAG gcattaAAAGATAACACATTTGCTGGAAAAGGAACTGCGTTGGTGACATTAAAGgagtttgaagatgtgactatagcatttagaatgatgattgaccaGCCAACATCACCATATGGATTTGATgtttaa